One part of the Humulus lupulus chromosome 9, drHumLupu1.1, whole genome shotgun sequence genome encodes these proteins:
- the LOC133801462 gene encoding polygalacturonase QRT3, with amino-acid sequence MKLNISALLLLLTSLLQLLVLVLEATPSSRYDEKLWNFQTKLQQNAAFNFHRHLLSTGEASNITRIGRVFYPIGYGADPTGVEDSTNAIMKAVEDAFHAHNGLELLPGINDLGGVVIDFQGGNYKISKPIRLPSGGGNVVVKGGTLRASHIFPGNRYLIELWSLSSVPIDTDSPHEFSGDSLGIYYEDITFRDILFDSRYRGGGIFIIDSVRIRINNCFFLHFSTKGILVQKGHETFISNCFLGQYSTIGGDKGEKYFTGVGIDLESNDNAITDVAIFSAEVGVVLRGQANMVTGVHCYNKASGFGGIGILVKMAWISQTRIDNCYLDYTSIVIEDPVQVHVTNGFFLGDANIVLRSVKGHIHGLTIVNNMFNGSIQYNTPIVRVDGSFWSIEQAVIDRNNAVGMDLKSTVGKTVVKGNGTMWVADFSPILLFPDRIRHIQYSLFVNGVPKFTSHAITNVSNNVVLVETDKVVSGKVYMTVQQ; translated from the exons ATGAAACTCAATATTTcagcattattattattattgacttCACTGTTACAGTTACTGGTACTGGTATTGGAAGCTACCCCTTCCTCAAGATACGACGAGAAGCTATGGAACTTCCAAACAAAACTCCAACAAAACGCAGCGTTTAACTTCCATCGACATTTGCTGTCAACCGGTGAAGCTTCAAACATCACAAGA ATTGGGCGAGTGTTTTACCCAATTGGGTATGGGGCAGATCCAACTGGGGTGGAGGACAGTACCAATGCCATAATGAAGGCAGTGGAGGATGCGTTCCATGCTCATAATGGCCTGGAATTGCTGCCTGGAATCAATGACTTGGGAGGTGTGGTTATTGATTTTCAAGGTGGAAACTACAAGATAAGCAAACCCATTAGGCTCCCTTCAGGTGGAGGCAATGTTGTC GTGAAAGGAGGAACTCTTCGAGCATCACACATATTTCCCGGAAATCGTTATCTCATAGAGCTATGGTCTCTTTCTTCCGTGCCAATTGACACAGATTCACCCCACGAGTTCAGCGGTGACAGTTTGGGAATTTACTACGAGGACATAACTTTTCGTGACATACTCTTCGATTCAAGGTACAGAGGTGGAGGAATCTTTATAATTGACTCAGTTAGAATCCGTATAAACAACTGTTTCTTCCTTCACTTCTCAACCAAAGGAATTCTGGTCCAAAAGGGTCATGAAACCTTCATATCAAACTGCTTTTTGGGACAATACTCAACGATTGGTGGTGACAAGGGAGAAAAGTACTTCACCGGAGTTGGCATTGATCTGGAAAGTAATGACAATGCCATAACTGATGTAGCAATTTTTTCAGCTGAAGTTGGTGTGGTCTTAAGGGGTCAAGCGAATATGGTGACTGGGGTGCATTGTTATAATAAGGCTTCTGGTTTTGGTGGGATAGGAATATTAGTTAAGATGGCTTGGATTTCACAGACTAGAATTGATAATTGCTACTTGGATTATACATCTATAGTCATTGAAGACCCGGTTCAAGTCCACGTCACAAATGGGTTTTTTCTAGGTGATGCAAATATTGTGCTGAGATCAGTTAAGGGCCATATTCATGGGTTGACCATTGTAAACAATATGTTTAATGGGAGCATTCAATACAACACTCCAATTGTGAGAGTGGATGGGAGTTTTTGGAGCATTGAACAAGCAGTGATTGATCGAAACAACGCGGTTGGGATGGACTTAAAATCTACCGTTGGGAAAACGGTGGTGAAAGGAAATGGAACTATGTGGGTTGCTGATTTTTCACCAATTTTGTTGTTCCCTGACCGAATTAGACACATTCAGTACTCGCTTTTCGTTAATGGGGTTCCCAAGTTTACTTCTCATGCTATCACCAATGTGTCCAATAATGTGGTGCTTGTGGAAACTGATAAAGTCGTAAGTGGGAAAGTTTATATGACCGTTCAACAATAA